The stretch of DNA TTAAGTTAGTTTGAATCTTGCTGTTAACTAGTATGGTTTGTGTAGAAATGATTCCTGCAATtacaaagcagagaagaaattGGGGGACCTAACCTCTCAAAAGCAGCCAAATTGTTAAAAAGCCATTAGAACATCCCCAGACAGCTCAGCAATGTGCCATTGTGATCAATAGTGAGCCAGCAACCAGGGAATATTCATTGAAGACCAGTTTTCATCAGCATAATGGAATTCTCTGTTGTTCTGATCCCAATTGCTTTTAAATGAATTGCTTTTGATTGAAACACCTTTGGATTGAGTGGGCTCTCCTGGGGGCTAGCTGCCCCAGGGAAGGGGTGTTAAACAGGACTCCACCCTCAGGTCACACTAAGCACAGGGAATACAGGGACTCAGTGGAGTCAAGTCTCTTTCTCTAACCACTGCTGGGTACAAAACAACCCAGGCATCAAATGTCAAAGGTCCGGTTTATTCTGGCAACCCGGAAAGAAAAtgtgtaaataataaattaaaaaacaaaaatccatgcaCTCAGATCCAGAGGTACTGAGGGAGTGAGGGATAAGGAGTGTGTGGGAAactgggagaggaggaaagaggacaggGAGTGAACCAAGGGAGGGAAGTTTGATCAATAAGGAAGAGAAGCATCCATAAAAAGGCAGAAAGACTCAGAAGTGAAGTATCAAAAGCAGAGATCAATAAGATGGAGAAAATGCATGGATGATATACAGAGGACAAAAAGCTGGACTGGGGAGGCGGGGAGAGAAGGGATCTAGGATGGGAAGGGCATGACCACGAAAAGGCTGAGGGGTCACAGGCAGTGTGGGGAGGATCCCCACAGCCTCTGCAGGGGCACCTAGGGATCCCCGGCAGTGCTGATGACGTGGAAGAGGGTGACATTGTACAGCACCTGGTGCCCGTTGTTCCAGGTGTACAGGGCCCGTTCCCTGGGGTTGTAATCCAGCATGGAGATGTGAGAGTACTGGTTGTGGAAGGGCACGTCCGTGTACTCGTAGCTGGACGTGTTGGTAAAGTAGGCAAAGTAGACCTTGGCTCCGGCCAGGTGAGAGTTGGTCACATAGAGGACGCCGCAGATCATGAAGGCCTCCCCGGCACTGCGCTTGGGGTACCCGGTGTCCCAGGACCTCACGACCTCCAGGGTGTGAGGGTCTAGCCGGCTGACAACAATGTTGCCCGCATTCTGATTGGTGGTGTACACAGCCCACAGCCCGCTCTCGTCTACCATGAAGTCCATGTCGGAGAAGCCACCCCAGGAATAGGGGAAGGTGTTGTTGTAGCCAGCCCCTGGGAGGCTCCTCTGCACCAACACGGAGCGCGACCGGAAGTGGTACTTGACCACCACATTGCTCTGGTACTTGTTGTAGAACAGAGAGCCGTTGTACACCACATGGCCTGTCCCTGCCCACGGCTGCGGCAGCAGGTGCTGGATGAAGTTCTGGCCTTTGATGAAGTCTCCCAGAGTACGGAACTCCAGCACCCGGCGGCCTTTGTAATAACCATCCATGTACCAGACCTACAAGAGCAGCAGCAGGTCACTGGAAAGACTGTAACCTGTGAACCTCAGGGACTGGCCAACCAGGCAAGGTCAACCATCATGTGAATGTCACTACTCAGTCACAGTCTTCCCTATGACCTTTGTGACTGGTTATATTTTGGTGATTGTGAGCATTCGTGGGCCTGAGGAGGTAGTTCAGGGAGTAAAGTGCTTTGCCActcaagtatgaggacctgagttcagatccccagcacccacaaaagagctgggcatagtggtgcacatagctgtaacctcagtgctgagggagtcagagacagatcTTTGGATCTCATTGATCAGCCAGCATAGCCATATGGATGAGCTGCAGGTTCTATAATAGATCCTGACTGGTTGGGGGTAGGGTGGCAGGGCCAGGAAGATGAGTGGGGAAGATCACCTGCTTTGCAAGTATGAAGACTGAGTTGGAGCCCAAAACCCAtctaaaaagctgggcatggctacatgtgcctgtaatcctggtgctttgagggcagagacaagaggatcactggCGCTCGCTGGTTGCCAGTCTAGCCCCAGATTTAGTGAGTCTGTGTCTAGGGACTAGACTGGAAGTAAGAACAGGGCAcctgatgtcctctggcctctgtgagtgcaCACAaaagtgtgcacatacacacactctaaaaggagaaagggacaaggtggagagcaatagagaaaaCATCCCTTGTTGGCCTTGGTCTCCACATACATTGGCACATACCTGCCTGTGCACACACCTTTAGGAACACACACAACAAAGAGATCCTAAATGAGTGGTGTGGTCCAAAGGAGCATTATGCTCCCAGGAGACTCACGGAGGTCACACATGCACTGGACACTGGGTTGAGAGTGCTCACTGAGTAATATTATTGGGTAATAAGGGGTCACTTTGAGGTCACTgtattttggttggttggttgtgagtttttttgtttgtttttgttttgtttctttttgagatagggttttactatgtagcccaggttagcccagaactcactatgtagatcaggttggccttgagctcacagaaatccacctgcctctgcctcccaagtgctggaattaaaggggtatgctaccatgtctggccCAAATTCATTGTCAGTAGCTAACTCCTGTAAGCATAAGATTGCCTGGCATGTCATTGAATCTCTCAGTAGCACTATTATCAGTACCATGCTAAGAAGCACTGGTGAATGCCCTCATTATCAAGCTAAGGTCCACTGTTAAAGGACCATGTTGAGGATAAAAATATTAGAGGAATGATATTAAAGCACCTGCCCAAGTGTCCCTGGCTA from Onychomys torridus chromosome 7, mOncTor1.1, whole genome shotgun sequence encodes:
- the Olfm2 gene encoding noelin-2 isoform X3 is translated as MTLFQSPEEGWQLYTSAQAPDGKCICTAVIPAQSTCARDGRSRELRQLMEKVQNVSQSMEVLELRTYRDLQYVRSMETLMRSLDARLRAADGSVSAKSFQELKDRMTELLPLSSVLEQYKADTRTIVRLREEVRNLSGNLAAIQEEMGAYGYEDLQQRVMALEARLHACAQKLGCGKLTGVSNPITIRAMGSRFGSWMTDTMAPSADSRVWYMDGYYKGRRVLEFRTLGDFIKGQNFIQHLLPQPWAGTGHVVYNGSLFYNKYQSNVVVKYHFRSRSVLVQRSLPGAGYNNTFPYSWGGFSDMDFMVDESGLWAVYTTNQNAGNIVVSRLDPHTLEVVRSWDTGYPKRSAGEAFMICGVLYVTNSHLAGAKVYFAYFTNTSSYEYTDVPFHNQYSHISMLDYNPRERALYTWNNGHQVLYNVTLFHVISTAGDP